The DNA sequence CCTTTGgggaaagtgactgcggttacgcccaatgagtggcaaaagacagagcggcagaattTGTGTCCAGTGTGAAATCAGTGAAAACATGGAGAAAACGCATCTAagtgggaaaaagctgttgtgcgatagactgtactatcagatttaacaagaattcggagctatcgttttacagactaccaaaaaacacagaaaggagaagtaaatggaTTGTTAATGCCAACGTCcactgaccacaggtgggttggcAAATTGCTAGGGTCacaactaaattaaatttttgctGATAATTGTCAGTTATACTGCCGCTAGAACAGCCAGCCATTTTGGtaaatgttttgccactcaacagggagAGCTTCGatgtggtcacgtggaaaagtgacgtcaatgcccTCTATAACCAACCCTATTGCAGACCCttttccacatttaaaaatgtatgcattcaattaaaaaaatcaaaccaaGCAAATCATCAAATGCAAAGACACTCTTACATTTAAATGTGTGGCTAAAagggaatttttttaaaaccaatGTTTAAATTTACCTTGTAAATGAGTCTATAAGCAAGGTGAAATAAAGCCACGATGCGTCCCACGTTAATGCCATCCTCAAAGATGCTTCTGGCTACTGTCATGAAGACGTCCTGGGCACAGTTAGCCTGCACGGTGCTGATGAGACTGTTAGGAGATAAAGGGTTAAGCTTACTGCATTTTACTAAACATACTGTgcatcaaaatgttttaaagtcccactgtggtgaaaatcaggtttttattgttgtttatacactcacctaaaggattattaggaacaccatactaatactgtgtttgaccccctttcgccttcagaactgccttaattctacgtggcattgattcaacaaggtgctgaaagcattctttagaaatgttggcccatattgataggatagcatctttcagatttgtgggatgcacatccagggcacaaagctcccgttccaccacataccaaagatgctctattgggttgagatctggtgactgtgggggccattttagtacagtgaactcattatcatgttcaagaaactaatttgaaatgattcaagctttgtgacatggtgcattgccatcagtagccatcagaggatgggtacatggtgtcataaagggatggacatggtcagaaacaatgctcaggtaggccgtggcatttaaacgatgcccaattggcactaaggggcctaaagtgtgccacgaaaacatcccccacaccattacaccaccaccagcagcctgcacagtggtaacaaggcatgatggatccatgttctcattctgtttatgccaaattctgactctaccatctgaatttctcaacagaaatcgagactcatcagaccaggccaCATTTTTACAGTCTTCAACGGTCCTatttggtgagctcatgcaaattgtagcctcttttcctatttgtagtggtgatgagtggtacccggtggggtcttctgctgttgtagcccattcgcctcaaggttgtgcgtgttgtggcttcacaaatgctttgctgcatacctcggtttgtatttcagtcaaagttgctcttctatcagcttgaatcagtcggctcattctgacctctagcatcaacaaagcattttcgcccacaggactgccgcataccagatgtttttcccttttcacaccattctttgtaaaccctacaaatatttgtgcgtgaaaatcccagtaactgagcagattgtgaaatactcagaccgtcccgtctggcaccaacaaccatggcacgctcaaaattgcttaaatcaccattctttcccattctaacattcagtttggagttcaggagattgtcttgaccaggaccacacccctaaatgcattgaagcaactgccatgtgattggttgattagataattgcattaatgagaaattgaacaggtgttcctaataatcctttaggtgagtgtatgtagtgctgggcaaagattaatcgtgattaatcacataaaaaatatgtgatttttttgcataatatatgagtgtgtgctgtgtgtaattattatgtatatatatatatatatatatatatatatatatatatatatatatatatatatatatatatatatatatatatatatatatatatatatatatatatataaattaaaaaaaattgaatatgaacatatgtgtgtgtgaatatacataataatcacacacagcacacacacatatattatgcaaaaaatcactttaattttttatgcaattaatcgcgattaatctttgcccagcactagttttTAGACGAGgcatgtgcaaattcatcaaTCACTGCTACTGGAGCTCTGCATCTGTGCTGCACACACATGAAGGGTAAGTGCTGTAAACTTACTGTAGCAGTCATGTGATTGAAACTgccgaatgtagcatctataAACATATATATCTATAGTCCGAGCTGTGAGATTGAGTAGAGGttgggactaatttgcatattcatagataaACATGTACTAAATaaggcaagggtgtagagttacattcaagctgttATAAAGCATGAAGAAATGACTGTGACAGATAAAACTTTTATATCAGCTATTATGATACTAAAAGATaagttttaaatgataaaattcTTGACTCCTGGAAGACTTTTATATGAGAAGTAATCACCTTGTCTGTATTTATTCTGCAATAACAACCAGCTGGTGGTAAATGATTAAGAACGATTATATTTAATTGTACTCGATTGAAAGAATGTAAGTGATTAATaactaatataatattttataattgcgatcattttaatttaaaaaaggacATACTGTTGAAGCTCCGCATTCCTGTTCAGATCATCAGCTATCTTCAACAGCTGACCAACAACCTCTTTGATCTGAGGATCCTCTCCATCATGAGGTCTTCCTCCTAGATCCTCGTGGCCCACATGCATGGCGGGGTCTTCTACTTGAATTCTCTCAATAACATACCTTCACAAGAATAAAAGTAACATGAAGAGAAATTCATTTATTCACACAAATGCATGCAAACAACATAAATGGTTAAAAGCATCTAACATCAAAAATCCATCAGCTCACCCTCTTAGTAGAACTGCACTTTGCTGAATGATTGCATCATCTACGACATCTGAAATAAAATGGTAGGCAAATATCATTCACATGaatcaataataatttttattacAGATAAAACTTGAACCTGGAAGTTTGCTGAGGCTCTCTTGTGGTGCCCAGGCGCCTGGTTTAGGAAACCCTGAGTGTGGTGAACACTGACCTCTATTGGGAAAAAAACTTCCTGTTCTGATGTTGACTGCTCAGGTTCATCATAAAGTTTGTGGTGTACCCAGAATACCCTATTACCACACTTTTAATCTCACTTCTCTTTTATCAAAAAATCCCTGTTTATCTGATGTGATGATAAGATCCATAGTTTAAACATCATTCATTGctattaaagcaaaaaaataaatttttattgtatttaggATTTTTAGTACTTCCAAATTAATGATTGATGCTACTAAAGGTATCAACGTGAATCTTTTTGCTACCTAAAACATGTGAAAAATACCCCGACATACGTC is a window from the Misgurnus anguillicaudatus chromosome 21, ASM2758022v2, whole genome shotgun sequence genome containing:
- the LOC129451436 gene encoding apoptosis regulator BAX, producing the protein MADANNGDRTDDNEPKGATGGEDVVDDAIIQQSAVLLRGYVIERIQVEDPAMHVGHEDLGGRPHDGEDPQIKEVVGQLLKIADDLNRNAELQHLISTVQANCAQDVFMTVARSIFEDGINVGRIVALFHLAYRLIYKALTQNHFEIVRRIISWVLQFIRENISAWIRAQGGWEGVIHSVSRWRTVSCIAAVAFIVAVVYWRRSR